A stretch of Candidatus Saganbacteria bacterium DNA encodes these proteins:
- the rfbD gene encoding dTDP-4-dehydrorhamnose reductase, translating into MMLVTGANGMVGSYVPQVFKGEDFILTDLPEMDVTNRVKVFGLIGEYKPDIVLHLAAETDVDKCEKEIDHAFRVNAIGTQNVALACQKYKAVLVYISTGGVFDGLARQVHTEYDQPAPLNIYSKAKYAGELVVKDLLREYYIFRAGWMIGGGEAKDKKFVGKIIELCKTCKEIEAVDDKFGNPTFANDFVSGIKKIIQTGNYGLYHLVNTGVCSRYEIAVEIVKILGVDVMVKPVSSDRFPLPAPRSASEAMSNFKLDLMGINPMRDWKQALANYVSEWRESRNFRL; encoded by the coding sequence ATGATGCTAGTTACTGGCGCAAATGGGATGGTCGGGTCTTATGTGCCGCAAGTTTTCAAAGGAGAGGATTTTATTTTGACCGATCTCCCCGAAATGGATGTAACAAATCGTGTCAAGGTATTTGGTCTAATCGGAGAATATAAGCCGGATATTGTTTTGCATTTGGCCGCGGAAACTGATGTTGATAAATGTGAAAAGGAAATCGACCATGCTTTTCGTGTAAATGCGATTGGCACACAGAATGTCGCACTTGCTTGCCAAAAGTATAAGGCTGTTTTGGTTTATATAAGCACGGGTGGCGTGTTCGATGGACTTGCTAGACAAGTTCATACTGAATACGATCAACCAGCCCCGCTAAATATATACAGCAAAGCAAAATACGCGGGTGAGCTTGTTGTTAAAGACTTGTTGAGGGAATATTATATTTTTCGTGCGGGATGGATGATCGGCGGCGGAGAGGCGAAGGATAAGAAATTTGTTGGAAAGATAATAGAATTATGCAAGACCTGCAAAGAGATTGAAGCTGTTGATGATAAATTTGGCAACCCAACTTTTGCCAATGATTTTGTCTCCGGTATAAAAAAAATAATTCAAACAGGGAATTATGGGTTATATCACCTTGTCAATACGGGCGTTTGCAGCAGATATGAAATTGCAGTTGAAATCGTAAAGATCTTAGGCGTGGATGTAATGGTTAAGCCGGTAAGTTCTGATCGTTTTCCTTTGCCTGCGCCTCGTTCAGCATCAGAAGCTATGAGCAATTTTAAACTAGATTTAATGGGCATCAATCCAATGCGGGATTGGAAGCAAGCCCTCGCTAACTACGTTTCCGAATGGCGGGAGTCGAGGAACTTTCGATTATAA
- a CDS encoding glycosyltransferase, protein MFFSVIIPLYNGEKHIEKTLDCVKGQTYQDYEIIICDDGSMDHSGEIVKSYMEDHLQLEIKYIRQENKGLGGARNSAIRMAKGDVLALIDQDDIWYSDKLYEVNKIFNDNPSIDYVGHNEAIKKNDMVVGISSYGPIGRDFFRQLLFDRNCLSTSASCFKKDVIKRIGYFTEDREREHFVEDYDLWLRMAASGCNFYMIEKILGEYVLHNDNCSTNSPNVMSDHEANVLQKHWYNYENKRSFDNFRYRLRMAKLYMAAAINCRICNKWDLVFHYGNKALLANPLIVFVLLKLIPKSLSRLFFPVKLL, encoded by the coding sequence ATGTTTTTTTCTGTAATTATCCCTTTATATAATGGTGAAAAGCATATTGAAAAGACGCTTGATTGCGTGAAGGGCCAAACTTATCAAGATTATGAGATCATTATCTGCGATGACGGGTCAATGGATCATTCCGGTGAAATAGTTAAATCTTATATGGAAGATCATTTACAGCTGGAAATTAAGTATATTCGGCAAGAAAATAAAGGCCTTGGTGGAGCAAGAAACAGCGCTATACGAATGGCCAAAGGGGATGTTTTGGCATTAATTGATCAGGATGATATTTGGTATTCAGACAAACTCTATGAGGTTAACAAGATTTTTAATGACAATCCTTCGATTGATTACGTTGGCCACAATGAAGCAATTAAAAAGAACGATATGGTTGTTGGCATATCCTCTTATGGGCCGATCGGCAGGGATTTTTTCCGCCAATTGCTTTTTGATAGGAACTGTCTCTCAACTTCTGCCAGTTGTTTTAAAAAAGACGTAATAAAGAGAATTGGTTATTTCACCGAAGATAGAGAGAGGGAACATTTTGTCGAAGATTATGACCTATGGCTTCGAATGGCTGCGAGTGGCTGCAATTTTTATATGATCGAAAAAATTCTTGGCGAATATGTTCTCCATAATGATAATTGTTCAACTAACAGCCCGAATGTTATGTCCGATCATGAGGCTAATGTTTTGCAAAAACATTGGTATAACTATGAGAATAAAAGATCATTTGATAATTTTAGGTATCGCTTAAGGATGGCAAAACTTTATATGGCGGCCGCTATTAATTGTAGGATTTGCAATAAATGGGATCTCGTCTTTCATTATGGCAATAAAGCCCTCCTAGCCAACCCTTTAATTGTATTTGTATTATTAAAGTTGATACCAAAAAGCCTATCCAGATTATTTTTCCCCGTCAAATTATTATGA
- a CDS encoding GNAT family N-acetyltransferase, whose protein sequence is MKSEIIRFYDDFIELGSIWDELLQQCQNNTIFLTFEWLLAWWEDYGAGHKLFIIIIRNDKNIIAIAPFMITKERKLQFIGHDVSDYLDIIIADEKEKCFELIFETLKRFGNEWDWAEFVYIPQDSPFFGLWEKNLKKLKTIQYEIKLDCFSIVLDLYKNGGNWESLEKTLPPKRRNDLKRCSRLLNEMGKLSFHRLSKFKEIEAAFAYFASNHKRRWKEAGQGSQFDSDLQNKHYLNTARMLAPKGWVELSCIMIDGEYVAMAFGYIYEGRYYYYTPTFNPDYWKCSPGNVLIKYLIESFYQEGKIKVFDMLRGQEKYKYSWAKDERPLYRITIYPRKLLSLFIYFRNSTVSIALPRLQKFPFLRKIKHTLLRLSGK, encoded by the coding sequence ATGAAAAGCGAAATTATTAGGTTTTATGATGATTTTATCGAACTTGGCAGTATTTGGGATGAATTGCTTCAGCAATGCCAAAATAACACGATTTTCCTGACTTTTGAATGGCTTTTGGCATGGTGGGAAGATTATGGGGCTGGGCACAAATTGTTTATTATTATTATTAGAAACGATAAGAATATTATTGCAATTGCTCCATTTATGATAACAAAGGAAAGAAAACTCCAATTCATTGGCCATGATGTGTCAGATTATCTTGACATAATAATTGCCGACGAAAAAGAAAAATGTTTTGAGCTCATTTTTGAAACATTGAAACGTTTTGGGAATGAGTGGGATTGGGCGGAATTTGTTTATATCCCGCAAGACTCACCATTCTTTGGTCTTTGGGAAAAAAATTTGAAAAAATTAAAAACAATTCAATATGAAATTAAACTTGATTGTTTTTCAATTGTTCTTGATTTGTATAAAAATGGAGGAAATTGGGAATCACTCGAAAAAACATTGCCGCCAAAGCGCCGAAATGACCTAAAGCGTTGTTCCCGGCTATTAAATGAAATGGGAAAACTTTCGTTTCACCGGCTTTCTAAGTTTAAAGAAATCGAAGCTGCCTTCGCTTATTTCGCTAGCAACCACAAAAGGCGTTGGAAGGAGGCCGGTCAAGGGAGCCAGTTTGACAGTGATTTGCAAAATAAACATTATCTAAATACTGCCCGTATGCTTGCCCCAAAAGGTTGGGTCGAGCTTTCTTGTATTATGATAGATGGAGAATATGTAGCAATGGCTTTTGGCTATATATACGAAGGGCGATATTATTACTACACTCCCACTTTTAACCCGGATTATTGGAAGTGCTCTCCGGGAAATGTTTTGATTAAATATTTGATTGAATCTTTTTATCAGGAAGGAAAGATTAAGGTGTTTGATATGTTGCGTGGCCAAGAGAAATATAAATATTCTTGGGCAAAAGATGAGCGCCCCCTTTATCGTATTACTATCTACCCCAGAAAACTCCTCTCGTTGTTCATTTATTTTAGAAATTCTACAGTATCAATAGCTTTGCCAAGGCTTCAGAAATTCCCGTTTCTAAGAAAAATAAAGCATACACTGCTTCGATTGAGTGGAAAATGA
- a CDS encoding DegT/DnrJ/EryC1/StrS family aminotransferase translates to MNIIPYLMPRDILGIRRSISPFPWSNTIIYYSSGRAALLNGVKLLASSNDKTRELLVPSFICEEALWPLRDAGFKINYYSIDDKFGFSLEEIESKINANTLAVMIVHYFGIQVDLDGLKDLCINKGIYLIEDCAHSFCGEKTGTIADISFFSIRKFIPVHDGGALVVNNIIFQPKINQIRSTRNLGNGNMLKLVMRSILNLLRGRLRINNIEVAQKLSIEMLCPRADNNTERAGFKPKEGMSDLSRVILSRQDLKNIRYKRRENYNDLANKLKNMRGIVIPFPIAKDGWSPYVLPVFVEGKKQLTVLKALISNGIIASDWPTLPNDLSGSEKESAYQLMGRIILLPVHQRLSKNAPREISRIFIEALK, encoded by the coding sequence ATGAATATTATTCCATATTTGATGCCCAGGGATATTTTAGGAATAAGACGCAGCATTAGCCCGTTTCCATGGTCAAATACGATTATTTATTATTCAAGCGGGCGAGCGGCCTTGCTTAATGGCGTTAAGTTGTTAGCTTCAAGTAATGACAAAACTAGAGAATTACTCGTTCCTTCTTTCATATGCGAAGAAGCTCTTTGGCCATTACGAGACGCAGGCTTCAAGATCAATTATTATTCAATTGATGATAAATTTGGCTTCTCTTTAGAAGAAATTGAATCGAAGATAAATGCGAACACTCTAGCTGTTATGATCGTGCATTATTTCGGCATCCAGGTCGATTTGGATGGATTAAAGGATTTGTGCATCAATAAAGGGATCTATTTGATCGAAGATTGCGCCCATAGTTTTTGCGGGGAAAAAACAGGCACAATTGCAGACATTAGTTTTTTCAGTATCAGAAAATTCATTCCGGTACATGACGGCGGAGCGCTGGTTGTTAATAACATTATATTTCAGCCAAAAATTAATCAAATAAGAAGTACTCGAAATCTGGGGAATGGCAATATGCTTAAGCTTGTAATGCGCTCAATCTTGAATTTGTTGAGGGGTCGACTACGGATCAATAATATAGAGGTTGCTCAAAAGCTTTCAATTGAAATGCTTTGTCCTCGGGCTGATAATAATACAGAACGAGCCGGTTTTAAGCCGAAAGAAGGAATGTCAGATCTCTCAAGAGTGATTTTATCGCGGCAGGATCTAAAAAATATCCGCTACAAGCGGCGGGAAAATTATAACGACCTTGCAAATAAATTGAAAAACATGCGTGGGATAGTTATTCCTTTTCCAATTGCTAAGGATGGTTGGTCTCCGTATGTTTTGCCGGTATTTGTTGAAGGCAAGAAACAGTTGACCGTACTAAAGGCCCTGATTTCAAATGGTATTATTGCAAGCGATTGGCCTACTTTGCCAAATGATCTGTCAGGTAGTGAAAAAGAATCCGCTTATCAACTTATGGGACGCATAATTCTTCTTCCGGTTCATCAGCGTCTTAGTAAAAATGCACCACGCGAAATTTCGAGAATCTTTATTGAGGCACTTAAATGA
- a CDS encoding polysaccharide deacetylase family protein, whose translation MINAISGGNAIGNDLTITFDDGYENVLEIASPLLLKYGMTASVYVNPKLIDQTEAGEYKPAWWDIIDNLFNETTAGQFTEVFEKFDIGFRREKSLAKIKIAMEETLKELPAAISARIAEELQCRFSSQMKEKAFPRLMTWGQLQQLSNKGFEIGAHTMSHLSVASLPEEKYEYELVECKKTIESRLGIKVESFAFPYGGDKHFNFNSLKVLKDAGYLCALLVSGSADDQFCLSRISIHKNDDFQMFKIKVAGIYEDFASIYRKINNIWKRN comes from the coding sequence TTGATCAATGCAATTTCGGGCGGCAATGCAATAGGGAATGACTTAACGATTACATTTGACGATGGTTATGAAAATGTTCTTGAGATCGCTTCTCCATTATTACTTAAATATGGGATGACGGCTTCAGTTTATGTCAATCCAAAGCTTATTGATCAGACGGAAGCCGGAGAATATAAACCGGCATGGTGGGATATTATTGATAACTTGTTCAATGAAACGACTGCAGGACAATTTACAGAAGTTTTTGAAAAATTTGATATTGGTTTCCGGCGTGAAAAGAGTCTGGCAAAGATCAAGATTGCTATGGAAGAAACACTTAAAGAACTGCCAGCCGCTATAAGTGCGCGCATTGCCGAAGAGTTGCAGTGCCGGTTCTCTAGCCAGATGAAAGAAAAAGCTTTTCCCAGATTAATGACATGGGGGCAGTTGCAACAATTAAGCAATAAAGGATTCGAGATCGGAGCTCACACGATGTCTCATTTGTCGGTGGCATCATTACCTGAAGAAAAATATGAATATGAATTGGTAGAGTGTAAAAAAACTATAGAATCGCGGCTTGGTATCAAAGTTGAGTCGTTTGCATTTCCCTATGGAGGAGATAAGCATTTCAATTTTAATTCTCTTAAAGTTTTAAAAGATGCCGGATATTTATGTGCTTTGCTTGTCTCGGGTAGCGCGGATGATCAATTTTGTTTAAGTAGAATTTCAATACATAAAAATGATGATTTTCAAATGTTCAAAATTAAAGTTGCAGGTATTTATGAAGACTTCGCTTCTATTTATAGAAAAATTAATAATATATGGAAAAGAAATTGA
- a CDS encoding glycosyltransferase family 4 protein → MEKKLKIAFIGWANSQHVKSWVQWFAGRGHEVHLISNIYEEIEGVIVHSLQNKISLSTDMASNSSQGSNFFVNLIRWVKFNYLSYIKYPFYIIKTRLLLKQIKPDILQGFYIGFAGYIGAFTGFHPFMVFTGGPELLFFPKKSLFHRIWTKFALKRVDFLTHTSEEANEAAVQLGMAPNKSKFMHIGIDLRTFNPHVDPGDLKDRLGIAGHPMVLSTRGLYDAYYNITGLIKAFSVVVKRRPETRLVMKYYSALEKEKFVRLAQNLGIYDKIVWVEKVDYKDMAKFYRAADVYVSLSYTDSGAVSMLEAMACGCVPVVSDLKNMKEWIEDGKNGFISDPDNAFAAANSIIKIIESGETKKVFGERNVDIIKARADQERLFIALEEKSYELAGNKK, encoded by the coding sequence ATGGAAAAGAAATTGAAAATTGCTTTTATTGGTTGGGCAAATAGCCAGCATGTGAAAAGCTGGGTTCAATGGTTTGCTGGCAGGGGGCATGAAGTACATTTGATATCTAATATTTATGAGGAAATTGAAGGGGTTATAGTCCATTCTTTACAAAACAAGATTTCATTGTCAACAGATATGGCTTCAAATTCATCTCAAGGAAGCAATTTCTTCGTTAATTTAATTAGATGGGTGAAGTTTAATTATTTGAGTTATATTAAATATCCATTTTATATTATAAAGACTAGACTATTGCTTAAGCAGATCAAGCCAGACATTTTACAGGGGTTTTATATTGGTTTTGCTGGATATATCGGGGCATTTACCGGATTTCATCCGTTTATGGTTTTTACCGGAGGGCCGGAATTGCTTTTTTTCCCAAAGAAATCCCTGTTCCATCGTATCTGGACAAAATTTGCCCTGAAAAGGGTAGATTTTCTAACACACACGTCCGAGGAGGCGAATGAAGCAGCTGTTCAGCTTGGCATGGCTCCGAATAAATCAAAATTTATGCATATTGGTATTGATCTTAGAACTTTTAACCCCCATGTTGATCCAGGCGATTTAAAGGATAGATTGGGGATTGCTGGTCATCCTATGGTTCTAAGCACACGTGGGTTGTACGATGCTTACTATAACATTACAGGCCTGATTAAGGCCTTTTCAGTTGTGGTTAAGAGGAGGCCGGAAACACGCTTGGTAATGAAATACTATTCCGCGCTTGAAAAGGAAAAATTTGTTAGATTAGCCCAAAACCTTGGTATTTATGATAAAATTGTATGGGTAGAGAAGGTAGATTACAAAGATATGGCAAAGTTCTACCGCGCAGCCGATGTCTATGTTTCCCTTTCTTATACCGATTCCGGAGCTGTTTCTATGCTCGAAGCTATGGCTTGTGGTTGCGTGCCGGTTGTTTCCGATCTCAAGAATATGAAAGAGTGGATTGAAGATGGGAAGAACGGCTTTATTAGTGATCCGGATAATGCATTTGCCGCGGCTAATTCTATCATAAAAATTATTGAAAGTGGTGAAACTAAAAAGGTTTTTGGGGAAAGGAATGTCGATATTATTAAAGCAAGAGCTGATCAGGAGCGATTATTTATTGCTCTTGAAGAGAAATCATATGAATTGGCAGGTAATAAAAAATGA
- a CDS encoding NTP transferase domain-containing protein: MKSKKAFVLAGGLGTRLRPLTFAIPKPLIPVRERPIIDYIITRLVKFGFTEIFVSLNYQAELIRHYLASKECKGIKITCFEEDSSLGTAGPLSFLRKKDIRLADDESVMVINGDILTDLDFGRFSKKHIKDGAAITVAMINYEYQLSLGVLELDPHDRIIGISEKPKFSYNVSAGIYLVKHSAIDLVPFNRYTMPELICNARKKGLLVNGYLIKEHWLAIEQIKQLEEASLVKKGDWISKL; encoded by the coding sequence ATGAAAAGTAAAAAAGCGTTTGTTTTGGCGGGAGGATTGGGGACAAGGTTAAGGCCTTTAACTTTTGCAATTCCCAAGCCCCTTATCCCGGTTAGGGAAAGGCCAATAATTGACTATATTATTACTAGATTGGTTAAATTTGGTTTTACTGAAATATTTGTTTCTCTCAATTATCAGGCGGAATTGATAAGGCATTACTTGGCGAGTAAAGAATGCAAAGGGATCAAAATAACTTGTTTTGAAGAGGACTCTTCCTTGGGGACTGCCGGGCCTCTTTCGTTTTTGAGAAAAAAAGATATTAGGCTTGCGGATGACGAATCAGTAATGGTTATCAATGGCGACATATTAACTGATCTTGATTTCGGCAGATTTTCAAAAAAGCACATAAAAGATGGCGCAGCTATTACGGTAGCTATGATTAACTATGAATACCAATTGAGCCTGGGGGTTCTTGAGCTTGATCCCCATGATCGTATAATTGGCATTTCGGAAAAACCAAAATTTTCATATAATGTCAGCGCCGGAATATATCTTGTCAAGCATAGTGCGATCGATCTTGTTCCTTTTAATCGATACACTATGCCTGAATTGATATGCAATGCTCGAAAGAAAGGTTTGCTGGTAAATGGATATTTGATCAAAGAACACTGGTTGGCAATTGAGCAGATAAAACAGCTCGAAGAGGCAAGTTTAGTAAAAAAAGGTGATTGGATATCAAAGCTTTAG
- a CDS encoding GDP-mannose 4,6-dehydratase has translation MELKDKKVIVTGGDGFVGSHLVEELVKLGADVTAFVLYNSQNKIGNLEYLPKDILGQVKTFNGDIVDSGAVKDAIKGQDVVFHLAALIAIPYSYLAPEAYVMTNVLGTLHVLQACREFGVQKIVHTSTSETYGTAQYTPIDEKHPIQAQSPYSATKIGADKLAESYYCSFNLPVATIRPFNTYGPRQSARAIIPTVICQALAGKKEIKLGALSPIRDMNYVKDSVAGYIKIAESDATVGQVINIGSGRGVTIGDLAQKILNLTGSSARIISDETRIRPDKSEVKQLLCDFTKANKLFGYEPLHALEQGLRESIKFIEEHLDLYRPDEYTI, from the coding sequence ATGGAATTAAAAGATAAAAAAGTTATTGTTACTGGTGGAGATGGTTTTGTAGGAAGCCATTTAGTTGAAGAATTGGTTAAATTGGGTGCGGATGTGACCGCATTTGTATTGTATAATTCGCAAAATAAGATCGGGAATCTCGAATATTTGCCAAAAGATATTCTTGGGCAAGTTAAAACTTTTAATGGTGATATCGTGGATTCAGGCGCTGTTAAAGATGCCATAAAAGGGCAGGATGTTGTTTTTCACTTGGCGGCATTGATTGCGATCCCATATTCCTATTTGGCGCCGGAGGCTTATGTAATGACCAATGTTCTTGGAACTCTGCATGTATTGCAGGCATGCCGAGAATTTGGCGTACAAAAGATTGTACATACTTCAACGAGCGAAACTTACGGCACCGCTCAGTATACTCCAATCGATGAAAAGCATCCCATCCAGGCGCAATCGCCTTATTCGGCAACCAAGATTGGCGCGGATAAATTGGCTGAAAGCTATTATTGTTCCTTCAATCTTCCAGTAGCCACAATTCGACCTTTTAACACTTACGGTCCCAGGCAATCAGCTCGCGCAATTATCCCGACGGTAATTTGCCAAGCATTGGCCGGCAAAAAGGAGATTAAACTTGGCGCACTTTCACCTATACGGGATATGAATTATGTAAAAGATTCTGTTGCGGGATATATCAAGATCGCTGAATCAGATGCGACCGTTGGACAAGTTATCAATATCGGCTCGGGCCGGGGAGTGACGATTGGGGATTTGGCCCAAAAAATACTCAATCTTACAGGAAGTTCGGCGAGGATCATAAGTGATGAAACCCGTATTCGTCCGGATAAAAGTGAAGTTAAACAGCTTCTCTGCGATTTCACGAAGGCGAATAAGCTTTTCGGGTATGAGCCTTTGCATGCTCTTGAGCAAGGGTTAAGAGAAAGCATCAAATTTATAGAAGAACATTTGGATCTATATCGCCCAGATGAATACACGATATAA